Proteins encoded together in one Cicer arietinum cultivar CDC Frontier isolate Library 1 chromosome 4, Cicar.CDCFrontier_v2.0, whole genome shotgun sequence window:
- the LOC101501361 gene encoding protein COFACTOR ASSEMBLY OF COMPLEX C SUBUNIT B CCB3, chloroplastic codes for MATQSYLVNLNSFHSGITGWNPSTFNPSNFGFGVFKSLKHPSRRNVKGSSRIMRFCSCYTEIEASTAITFSTFNAATAPKCLDFDVDLNSLKLNIPEALHTSTDFMTRLMILADLDPGAAKFAIGFLGPFLSVFGFLFIIRIVMSWYPKLPVGKFPYVIAYAPTEPLLIPTRKVIPPLAGVDVTPVVWFGLLSFLNEILVGPQGLLVLLSQQVNN; via the exons ATGGCGACACAATCCTATCTTGTGAATCTCAACTCCTTCCATTCAGGAATCACAG GATGGAACCCTTCAACATTCAACCCTTCCAATTTTGGCTTTGGCGTTTTC AAAAGTTTGAAGCATCCTTCTAGAAGAAATGTCAAAGGAAGTTCACGAATCATGCGATTCTGTTCGTGTTACACAGAAATTGAAGCTTCTACCGCCATAACATTCTCAACATTCAATGCAGCTACTGCACCAAAATGTCTTGATTTTGATGTAGACTTGAATAGCCTCAAGCTTAACATACCAGAAGCTTTACACACTTCTACAGATTTCATGACAAGGTTGATGATTCTTGCTGATCTTGATCCTGGCGCTGCAAAATTTGCTATTGGATTTCTAGGTCCCTTCCTCTCAgtgtttggttttctgtttaTAATTAGAATAGTTATGTCTTGGTATCCAAAACTCCCTGTGGGAAAGTTTCCATATGTAATAGCTTATGCTCCTACTGAGCCACTTCTCATTCCTACCCGGAAAGTGATTCCACCTCTTGCTGGTGTGGATGTTACTCCTGTGGTTTGGTTTGGATTGCTCAGTTTTCTTAACGAAATATTAGTAGGTCCACAAGGATTACTAGTTCTTCTTTCTCAACAAGTCAACAATTAG